Proteins from a genomic interval of Streptococcus sp. D7B5:
- a CDS encoding TlpA disulfide reductase family protein, with product MKKDKWWLPFLAVGVIIALAVGLIYFTRPTKDGDIGTSSVSQSTSSDENNSALSLKGQQLPEFKMTSQDGKLIAISELYDKPILVVEWASWCPHCQKQLPIVQQMYERYGDQIHFVLLNMNEPGKETKETADQYIKEKGYTFPYYYDEDQSAADLLQVQTIPSMYLVTKQQQVKNVLVNHTTAENFSKELQELLN from the coding sequence ATGAAAAAAGACAAGTGGTGGCTTCCATTTTTAGCAGTAGGAGTCATCATAGCTTTAGCGGTGGGTTTAATTTATTTCACTAGACCCACTAAGGATGGAGATATAGGAACGTCTTCAGTTTCGCAATCGACTTCAAGTGATGAGAACAATTCAGCTTTGAGTTTAAAAGGTCAACAACTTCCAGAATTTAAAATGACCTCTCAAGATGGAAAATTGATTGCTATCTCGGAACTGTATGATAAACCTATATTAGTTGTCGAATGGGCTAGTTGGTGTCCGCATTGCCAGAAACAACTACCCATTGTTCAGCAGATGTATGAAAGGTATGGAGATCAAATTCATTTTGTTCTTTTGAATATGAACGAACCAGGAAAAGAGACAAAGGAAACTGCTGATCAGTATATCAAAGAAAAAGGATATACTTTCCCGTATTATTATGACGAAGATCAGTCTGCAGCCGATCTTTTACAGGTTCAAACCATACCAAGTATGTATCTTGTGACAAAACAGCAACAGGTAAAGAATGTATTAGTAAATCATACCACTGCTGAAAATTTCTCGAAAGAGTTACAAGAACTGCTAAACTAA